A portion of the Gossypium arboreum isolate Shixiya-1 chromosome 8, ASM2569848v2, whole genome shotgun sequence genome contains these proteins:
- the LOC108469687 gene encoding uncharacterized protein LOC108469687 isoform X2 produces MGWGGGGGGRISLDCYSIQEDVKVSVHGGYSLGCPGNSGAAGTYFNADLLSLRVGNDNVTTDTETPLLDFSTSPLWSNVFVENNAKVLVPLLWTRVQVRGQISLYRGGEIVFGLSAYPMSEFELVAEELLMSDSIIKVFGAFRVSVKMLLMWNSKIQIDGGGNTVVTASILEVRNLVVLRENSVISSNANLGVYGQGLLQLTGHGDAIKGQRLSLSLFYNITVGPGSLLQAPLDDDASRIVVTNSLCESQTCPIDLITPPDDCHVNYTLSFSLQVCRVEDLLVNGIIKGSIVHIHRARTVTIDANGLIAASELGCSKGIGKGNYLNGAGSGAGHGGRGGAGYFNGRVSSGGYQYGNADLPCELGSGTEGPSQSFGHVVGGGMIVIGSNQWPLLRLSIYGSLRADGQSFGEATINGNGSVVGGLGGGSGGTVLLFLQELMLAENSSLSTVGGNGGPRGGGGGGGGRVHFHWSNIGIGDEYVPVASISGFINSSGGAGHKGGLFGDEGTVTGKKCPKGLYGTFCRECPIGTYKDIDGSDEDLCTPCPLELLPNRANFIYVRGGVRQSSCPYKCISEKYRMPNCYTPLEELMYTFGGPWPFALLLSGILVLLAVLLSTLRIKLVESSSYVANIEHQSSHHFPYLLSLSEVRGTRAEETQSHVYRMYFMGPNTFREPWHLPYSPPDSIIEIVYEDAFNRFIDEINSVAAYDWWEGSVHSILSVVAYPCAWSWKQWRRRKKVHRLQEYVKSEYDHSCLRSCRSRALYKGMKVGATPDLMVAYIDFFLGGDEKRVDMVSIIKKRFPMCIIFGGDGSYMSPYNLHSDTLLTNLLGQHIPPTVWNRLVAGLNAQLRTVRHGSIRSALVPVLDWIASHGNPQLEFHGVKIELGWFQATASGYYQLGIVVVVGDLTFHNLHQPDLSDRSNDGYPRNDAASAGKNPKLLQQSWPYPSHALSRKKITGGINGGLINDATLRSLEFKRDFLFPFSLLLHNTRPVGRQDSLQLLITTMLLADLSVTLLTLLQFYWISLGIFLAVLLILPLSLLSPFPAGLNALFSKEPRRASLARIYSLWNATSLSNIAVAFICGIIHYGFSSFMPPDKENTWNTRSEDNKWWLLPTILLIFKSIQARFVDWHIANLEVQDFSLFCPDPDAFWAHEPTA; encoded by the exons ATGGGTtggggtggtggtggtggtggaagAATATCTCTGGATTGTTACAGCATACAAGAAGATGTCAAGGTTTCTGTGCATG GTGGTTATAGTTTGGGTTGTCCTGGAAACTCTGGAGCAGCTGGTACATATTTCAATGCTGATTTACTGAGTCTAAGAGTCGGCAATGATAATGTCACCACAGacactgaaactcctttgcttgaTTTCTCTACTAGTCCACTGTGGTCAAATGTTTTTGTGGAGAACAACGCGAAAGTGTTGGTTCCTCTTCTTTGGACCAGAGTTCAG GTCAGAGGCCAAATTAGTCTATATCGTGGGGGGGAAATTGTCTTTGGGTTGTCTGCATACCCAATGTCAGAATTTGAACTTGTCGCAGAAGAACTTTTAATGAGTGATTCCATCATAAAG GTATTTGGTGCATTTAGGGTTTCTGTCAAAATGCTACTCATGTGGAACTCGAAGATTCAAATAGATGGTGGTGGAAACACTGTTGTCACAGCATCTATCCTTGAAGTAAGGAATCTGGTTGTTCTAAGG GAGAACTCTGTCATTAGTTCTAATGCAAACTTGGGTGTATATGGTCAAGGTCTGCTGCAGTTAACTGGTCATGGTGATGCAATTAAAGGCCAGCGGCTTTCCTTGTCTCTGTTTTATAACATAACA GTCGGGCCAGGTTCTTTACTTCAGGCTCCACTGGATGATGATGCTAGCAGAATTGT GGTTACAAATTCCCTTTGTGAGAGCCAAACATGTCCAATAGATTTAATAACTCCTCCAGATGATTGCCATGTTAATTATACACTGTCCTTTTCCCTGCAG GTTTGTCGGGTTGAGGACCTACTTGTTAATGGGATCATTAAGGGAAGTATCGTTCACATTCATAGGGCAAGGACGGTCACCATTGATGCTAATGGCCTGATTGCTGCATCTGAATTGG GTTGCAGCAAAGGTATAGGAAAAGGAAACTATCTTAATGGAGCTGGTAGTGGTGCTGGGCATGGTGGACGAGGGGGTGCTGGATATTTCAATGGAAGAGTTAGCAGTGGTGGTTATCAGTATGGTAATGCTGATCTTCCTTGTGAGTTGGGAAGCGGAACAGAAGGTCCTAGTCAGTCATTCGGACATGTAGTTGGAGGAGGAATGATTG TAATTGGCTCAAACCAATGGCCTCTCCTAAGGCTTAGCATTTATGGTTCTTTGAGGGCTGATGGTCAAAGCTTTGGGGAAGCAACAATAAACGGTAATGGATCAGTGGTTGGTGGACTTGGTGGAGGTTCTGGTGGGACAGTTCTTCTATTCCTTCAAGAGCTTATGCTTGCGGAAAATTCATCTTTGTCAACTGTTGGGGGAAATGGTGGCCCTCGTGGTGGTGGCGGTGGTGGTGGTGGAAGAGTGCATTTTCACTGGTCTAATATAGGCATTGGGGATGAATATGTTCCAGTTGCTTCTATCAGCGGTTTCATCAATAGTAG TGGAGGTGCTGGGCATAAAGGTGGACTCTTTGGAGACGAGGGCACAGTAACTGGTAAAAAATGTCCAAAAGGCCTCTATGGTACATTCTGCAGG GAATGCCCCATTGGCACTTACAAAGATATTGATGGCTCTGATGAAGACCTTTGCACTCCTTGCCCTCTGGAGCTTCTTCCAAATCGTGCAAATTTCATATATGTACGAG GAGGAGTCCGTCAGTCATCTTGCCCTTATAAATGCATATCTGAGAAATATAGAATGCCCAATTGCTATACCCCTCTTGAGGAGTTGATGTATACATTTGGAGGTCCTTGGCCTTTTGCACTTCTTCTGTCTGGCATTTTGGTGCTTCTAGCTGTATTATTAAGCACATTAAGAATCAAATTGGTCGAATCAAGCTCATATGTTGCTAATATTGAACATCAGAGCAGTCATCATTTCCCGTACCTTCTTTCCCTATCAGAG GTAAGGGGAACCAGAGCTGAAGAAACTCAGAGTCATGTTTACAGAATGTATTTCATGGGGCCCAATACTTTTAGAGAACCATGGCATCTTCCTTACTCTCCTCCTGATTCAATCATTGAGATCGT GTATGAAGATGCTTTTAATAGATTCATTGATGAGATTAACTCGGTTGCTGCTTATGATTGGTGGGAAGGCTCAGTGCACAGTATACTGTCAGTGGTTGCATATCCTTGTGCCTGGTCCTGGAAACAGTGGCGGCGGAGGAAAAAAGTTCATAGGCTTCAGGAATATGTCAAATCAGAGTACGACCATTCATGTCTCCGCTCTTGTAGATCACGTGCTCTATACAAGGGGATGAAG GTAGGAGCAACACCTGATTTGATGGTCGCATACATTGATTTTTTCCTTGGTGGCGATGAGAAGCGTGTGGACATGGTATCAATCATAAAAAAGAGATTCCCAATGTGCATAATATTTGGTGGGGATGGAAGCTATATGTCACCATACAATCTTCATAGTGATACATTGTTGACTAATCTTCTGGGCCAG CACATACCGCCGACTGTTTGGAATCGATTGGTAGCTGGTTTGAATGCTCAGTTGAGGACTGTGAGACATGGATCCATTCGTTCTGCATTGGTGCCTGTTCTGGATTGGATAGCTAGTCATGGAAATCCCCAGCTTGAATTCCATGGGGTTAAAATTGAGCTTGGTTGGTTTCAAGCAACAGCTTCTGGTTACTATCAGCTGGGCATTGTAGTAGTGGTTGGTGACTTGACTTTTCACAATTTGCACCAGCCCGATTTGTCAGATAGAAGCAATGATGGATACCCAAG GAACGATGCTGCATCTGCAGGCAAAAACCCTAAACTACTCCAGCAAAGTTGGCCATACCCAAGTCATGCATTATCTCGTAAAAAGATCACAGGGGGAATTAACGGAGGTCTCATAAATGATGCTACCTTGAGATCTTTAGAATTTAAAAGAGACTTTCTCTTCCCATTTTCTCTCTTATTGCACAATACTAGACCTGTTGGTCGTCAG GACTCCCTTCAGCTCCTGATTACTACGATGCTTTTAGCAGATCTCTCTGTTACCCTCCTTACTTTGCTTCAGTTCTATTGGATATCTCTTGGGATATTCCTTGCTGTCCTGCTTATTCTTCCTCTATCACTGCTTTCTCCATTCCCTGCTGGATTGAATGCCTTGTTCAGTAAAGAGCCTCGTAGAGCTTCGCTTGCCCGTATATATTCCCTTTGGAATGCTACATCTTTGTCAAATATT GCTGTCGCTTTCATTTGTGGCATTATTCATTATGGATTTTCCTCCTTCATGCCACCTGACAAGGAAAATACTTGGAATACTAGAAG CGAAGACAACAAATGGTGGCTTTTGCCAACCATCCTTCTGATATTCAAGTCAATACAAGCTCGATTTGTTGATTGGCACATTGCAAACCTAGAAGTCCAAGATTTCTCCCTCTTCTGTCCGGATCCAGATGCTTTTTGGGCTCATGAGCCTACTGCTTGA
- the LOC108469687 gene encoding uncharacterized protein LOC108469687 isoform X1, whose product MHATLSNGLLRWMVMHPLLMHRYLCWCVLFGHLCTSVLCLSLNRSENLFQKPRLILTDESVIATSIHVKKSTSLPLNDSLSCEDLEGVGSFNTTCLLNSNLYLSSDLYICGTGNLEILPHVSIKCPTEGCMVTFNMSGNVNVGEYVAIVAGSVVICAANLTVGYNSTINTTSLAGPPPPQTSGTPVGTEGAGGGHGGRGASCLKNNKTSFWGGDVYAWSTLSEPWSYGSKGGSKNDSASDRHWYGGKGGGRVKFIVKDMIYLNGSVTAEGGNGGIEGGGGSGGSIYIRAVKLKGYGTISAAGGMGWGGGGGGRISLDCYSIQEDVKVSVHGGYSLGCPGNSGAAGTYFNADLLSLRVGNDNVTTDTETPLLDFSTSPLWSNVFVENNAKVLVPLLWTRVQVRGQISLYRGGEIVFGLSAYPMSEFELVAEELLMSDSIIKVFGAFRVSVKMLLMWNSKIQIDGGGNTVVTASILEVRNLVVLRENSVISSNANLGVYGQGLLQLTGHGDAIKGQRLSLSLFYNITVGPGSLLQAPLDDDASRIVVTNSLCESQTCPIDLITPPDDCHVNYTLSFSLQVCRVEDLLVNGIIKGSIVHIHRARTVTIDANGLIAASELGCSKGIGKGNYLNGAGSGAGHGGRGGAGYFNGRVSSGGYQYGNADLPCELGSGTEGPSQSFGHVVGGGMIVIGSNQWPLLRLSIYGSLRADGQSFGEATINGNGSVVGGLGGGSGGTVLLFLQELMLAENSSLSTVGGNGGPRGGGGGGGGRVHFHWSNIGIGDEYVPVASISGFINSSGGAGHKGGLFGDEGTVTGKKCPKGLYGTFCRECPIGTYKDIDGSDEDLCTPCPLELLPNRANFIYVRGGVRQSSCPYKCISEKYRMPNCYTPLEELMYTFGGPWPFALLLSGILVLLAVLLSTLRIKLVESSSYVANIEHQSSHHFPYLLSLSEVRGTRAEETQSHVYRMYFMGPNTFREPWHLPYSPPDSIIEIVYEDAFNRFIDEINSVAAYDWWEGSVHSILSVVAYPCAWSWKQWRRRKKVHRLQEYVKSEYDHSCLRSCRSRALYKGMKVGATPDLMVAYIDFFLGGDEKRVDMVSIIKKRFPMCIIFGGDGSYMSPYNLHSDTLLTNLLGQHIPPTVWNRLVAGLNAQLRTVRHGSIRSALVPVLDWIASHGNPQLEFHGVKIELGWFQATASGYYQLGIVVVVGDLTFHNLHQPDLSDRSNDGYPRNDAASAGKNPKLLQQSWPYPSHALSRKKITGGINGGLINDATLRSLEFKRDFLFPFSLLLHNTRPVGRQDSLQLLITTMLLADLSVTLLTLLQFYWISLGIFLAVLLILPLSLLSPFPAGLNALFSKEPRRASLARIYSLWNATSLSNIAVAFICGIIHYGFSSFMPPDKENTWNTRSEDNKWWLLPTILLIFKSIQARFVDWHIANLEVQDFSLFCPDPDAFWAHEPTA is encoded by the exons ATGCATGCAACTTTATCTAATGGTTTGTTGCGGTGGATGGTAATGCATCCATTGCTAATGCATAGGTATCTCTGCTGGTGTGTTCTGTTTGGGCATCTTTGCACGTCTGTCCTTTGTCTTAGTTTGAATCGATCAGAGAATCTTTTCCAGAAACCTAGATTAATTTTGACTGATGAATCTGTAATTGCAACTTCCATCCACGTTAAGAAATCAACTTCACTACCGCTGAATGATTCTCTATCTTGTGAGGACTTGGAAGGTGTAGGATCCTTTAATACTACATGCTTGTTAAACTCAAACTTGTATTTAAGTTCTGATCTTTACATTTGTGGTACCGGAAACTTGGAAATACTTCCCCATGTTTCAATCAAGTGCCCTACAGAAGGCTGTATGGTTACCTTTAATATGTCTGGAAATGTAAATGTGGGTGAATATGTTGCCATTGTTGCCGGATCAGTAGTAATTTGTGCTGCCAATTTGACTGTCGGGTACAATTCTACTATTAACACAACATCCTTGGCTGGTCCTCCTCCTCCTCAAACTAGTGGTACACCTGTTGGCACTGAAGGAGCTGGTGGAGGGCATGGTGGGCGAGGTGCTTCATGTCTCAAAAATAATAAGACAAGCTTTTGGGGGGGTGATGTTTATGCTTGGTCCACTTTGTCTGAGCCATGGAGTTATGGGAGTAAAGGTGGTAGTAAGAATGACAGTGCTTCTGATCGACATTGGTATGGAGGGAAGGGTGGAGGACGAGTTAAGTTCATAGTAAAGGACATGATATATCTGAATGGATCTGTAACTGCAGAAGGTGGAAATGGAGGAATAGAAGGGGGAGGGGGTTCTGGTGGAAGCATCTACATAAGAGCTGTTAAGCT GAAGGGATATGGTACTATAAGTGCAGCTGGTGGGATGGGTtggggtggtggtggtggtggaagAATATCTCTGGATTGTTACAGCATACAAGAAGATGTCAAGGTTTCTGTGCATG GTGGTTATAGTTTGGGTTGTCCTGGAAACTCTGGAGCAGCTGGTACATATTTCAATGCTGATTTACTGAGTCTAAGAGTCGGCAATGATAATGTCACCACAGacactgaaactcctttgcttgaTTTCTCTACTAGTCCACTGTGGTCAAATGTTTTTGTGGAGAACAACGCGAAAGTGTTGGTTCCTCTTCTTTGGACCAGAGTTCAG GTCAGAGGCCAAATTAGTCTATATCGTGGGGGGGAAATTGTCTTTGGGTTGTCTGCATACCCAATGTCAGAATTTGAACTTGTCGCAGAAGAACTTTTAATGAGTGATTCCATCATAAAG GTATTTGGTGCATTTAGGGTTTCTGTCAAAATGCTACTCATGTGGAACTCGAAGATTCAAATAGATGGTGGTGGAAACACTGTTGTCACAGCATCTATCCTTGAAGTAAGGAATCTGGTTGTTCTAAGG GAGAACTCTGTCATTAGTTCTAATGCAAACTTGGGTGTATATGGTCAAGGTCTGCTGCAGTTAACTGGTCATGGTGATGCAATTAAAGGCCAGCGGCTTTCCTTGTCTCTGTTTTATAACATAACA GTCGGGCCAGGTTCTTTACTTCAGGCTCCACTGGATGATGATGCTAGCAGAATTGT GGTTACAAATTCCCTTTGTGAGAGCCAAACATGTCCAATAGATTTAATAACTCCTCCAGATGATTGCCATGTTAATTATACACTGTCCTTTTCCCTGCAG GTTTGTCGGGTTGAGGACCTACTTGTTAATGGGATCATTAAGGGAAGTATCGTTCACATTCATAGGGCAAGGACGGTCACCATTGATGCTAATGGCCTGATTGCTGCATCTGAATTGG GTTGCAGCAAAGGTATAGGAAAAGGAAACTATCTTAATGGAGCTGGTAGTGGTGCTGGGCATGGTGGACGAGGGGGTGCTGGATATTTCAATGGAAGAGTTAGCAGTGGTGGTTATCAGTATGGTAATGCTGATCTTCCTTGTGAGTTGGGAAGCGGAACAGAAGGTCCTAGTCAGTCATTCGGACATGTAGTTGGAGGAGGAATGATTG TAATTGGCTCAAACCAATGGCCTCTCCTAAGGCTTAGCATTTATGGTTCTTTGAGGGCTGATGGTCAAAGCTTTGGGGAAGCAACAATAAACGGTAATGGATCAGTGGTTGGTGGACTTGGTGGAGGTTCTGGTGGGACAGTTCTTCTATTCCTTCAAGAGCTTATGCTTGCGGAAAATTCATCTTTGTCAACTGTTGGGGGAAATGGTGGCCCTCGTGGTGGTGGCGGTGGTGGTGGTGGAAGAGTGCATTTTCACTGGTCTAATATAGGCATTGGGGATGAATATGTTCCAGTTGCTTCTATCAGCGGTTTCATCAATAGTAG TGGAGGTGCTGGGCATAAAGGTGGACTCTTTGGAGACGAGGGCACAGTAACTGGTAAAAAATGTCCAAAAGGCCTCTATGGTACATTCTGCAGG GAATGCCCCATTGGCACTTACAAAGATATTGATGGCTCTGATGAAGACCTTTGCACTCCTTGCCCTCTGGAGCTTCTTCCAAATCGTGCAAATTTCATATATGTACGAG GAGGAGTCCGTCAGTCATCTTGCCCTTATAAATGCATATCTGAGAAATATAGAATGCCCAATTGCTATACCCCTCTTGAGGAGTTGATGTATACATTTGGAGGTCCTTGGCCTTTTGCACTTCTTCTGTCTGGCATTTTGGTGCTTCTAGCTGTATTATTAAGCACATTAAGAATCAAATTGGTCGAATCAAGCTCATATGTTGCTAATATTGAACATCAGAGCAGTCATCATTTCCCGTACCTTCTTTCCCTATCAGAG GTAAGGGGAACCAGAGCTGAAGAAACTCAGAGTCATGTTTACAGAATGTATTTCATGGGGCCCAATACTTTTAGAGAACCATGGCATCTTCCTTACTCTCCTCCTGATTCAATCATTGAGATCGT GTATGAAGATGCTTTTAATAGATTCATTGATGAGATTAACTCGGTTGCTGCTTATGATTGGTGGGAAGGCTCAGTGCACAGTATACTGTCAGTGGTTGCATATCCTTGTGCCTGGTCCTGGAAACAGTGGCGGCGGAGGAAAAAAGTTCATAGGCTTCAGGAATATGTCAAATCAGAGTACGACCATTCATGTCTCCGCTCTTGTAGATCACGTGCTCTATACAAGGGGATGAAG GTAGGAGCAACACCTGATTTGATGGTCGCATACATTGATTTTTTCCTTGGTGGCGATGAGAAGCGTGTGGACATGGTATCAATCATAAAAAAGAGATTCCCAATGTGCATAATATTTGGTGGGGATGGAAGCTATATGTCACCATACAATCTTCATAGTGATACATTGTTGACTAATCTTCTGGGCCAG CACATACCGCCGACTGTTTGGAATCGATTGGTAGCTGGTTTGAATGCTCAGTTGAGGACTGTGAGACATGGATCCATTCGTTCTGCATTGGTGCCTGTTCTGGATTGGATAGCTAGTCATGGAAATCCCCAGCTTGAATTCCATGGGGTTAAAATTGAGCTTGGTTGGTTTCAAGCAACAGCTTCTGGTTACTATCAGCTGGGCATTGTAGTAGTGGTTGGTGACTTGACTTTTCACAATTTGCACCAGCCCGATTTGTCAGATAGAAGCAATGATGGATACCCAAG GAACGATGCTGCATCTGCAGGCAAAAACCCTAAACTACTCCAGCAAAGTTGGCCATACCCAAGTCATGCATTATCTCGTAAAAAGATCACAGGGGGAATTAACGGAGGTCTCATAAATGATGCTACCTTGAGATCTTTAGAATTTAAAAGAGACTTTCTCTTCCCATTTTCTCTCTTATTGCACAATACTAGACCTGTTGGTCGTCAG GACTCCCTTCAGCTCCTGATTACTACGATGCTTTTAGCAGATCTCTCTGTTACCCTCCTTACTTTGCTTCAGTTCTATTGGATATCTCTTGGGATATTCCTTGCTGTCCTGCTTATTCTTCCTCTATCACTGCTTTCTCCATTCCCTGCTGGATTGAATGCCTTGTTCAGTAAAGAGCCTCGTAGAGCTTCGCTTGCCCGTATATATTCCCTTTGGAATGCTACATCTTTGTCAAATATT GCTGTCGCTTTCATTTGTGGCATTATTCATTATGGATTTTCCTCCTTCATGCCACCTGACAAGGAAAATACTTGGAATACTAGAAG CGAAGACAACAAATGGTGGCTTTTGCCAACCATCCTTCTGATATTCAAGTCAATACAAGCTCGATTTGTTGATTGGCACATTGCAAACCTAGAAGTCCAAGATTTCTCCCTCTTCTGTCCGGATCCAGATGCTTTTTGGGCTCATGAGCCTACTGCTTGA